One bacterium DNA window includes the following coding sequences:
- a CDS encoding type II toxin-antitoxin system HicB family antitoxin yields the protein MKDMMTHRGYYGSVGYDDEDRIFYGKIEFIRALVSYEGTDVTSLRKAFEEGVEDYLEMCRTRGEEPEKPLKGSFNVRIGPELHRKLALAAVRKRVSLNKYIAEILKKSA from the coding sequence ATGAAAGACATGATGACTCACAGGGGATATTACGGCTCGGTGGGTTACGACGACGAGGACAGGATCTTTTACGGCAAGATCGAATTCATCCGGGCCTTGGTGAGCTATGAAGGGACGGATGTGACATCGCTGCGGAAAGCGTTCGAGGAGGGGGTGGAGGATTACCTCGAAATGTGCCGGACCCGTGGAGAGGAGCCGGAAAAGCCGTTAAAGGGTAGCTTCAACGTCCGTATCGGTCCCGAACTTCACCGAAAACTGGCCCTGGCCGCCGTGCGCAAGCGAGTCAGTCTCAACAAGTACATCGCAGAGATTCTCAAGAAATCGGCGTAG